A stretch of the Neorhodopirellula lusitana genome encodes the following:
- a CDS encoding TadE family protein, whose amino-acid sequence MSISFSRLDRRVKNSANRRRRQTRRLRWGIAATELAIGLPVILLFGMGTMEMCTMIRLRQKLKTIAYEGARVSILPEAERENVDYQCELLANDQSINGCSISMDPVDPTSLDSGDWCTVSAQAPFTQNSMTGAWMLSTFSLNESVSIQKP is encoded by the coding sequence ATGTCCATTTCTTTCTCGCGTCTCGACCGACGTGTGAAGAACTCCGCGAATCGCCGACGGCGTCAGACCCGACGCCTCCGATGGGGCATTGCGGCTACCGAACTCGCGATTGGACTGCCCGTCATTCTGCTATTCGGGATGGGCACCATGGAAATGTGCACGATGATTCGTCTTCGCCAAAAGCTCAAAACAATCGCTTATGAAGGCGCCCGTGTTTCGATCCTACCCGAAGCGGAAAGGGAAAACGTCGACTATCAGTGCGAGCTGCTTGCCAACGACCAATCCATCAACGGATGCAGTATCAGCATGGACCCAGTCGATCCGACATCCTTGGATTCCGGCGATTGGTGCACCGTATCCGCGCAGGCACCCTTCACACAAAACTCGATGACCGGTGCTTGGATGTTATCCACTTTCTCACTCAACGAATCAGTCTCGATTCAAAAACCGTAG
- a CDS encoding TlpA disulfide reductase family protein produces MNRCFSRIAGLRRGAAFAALVIAATVSMSGQRARGEATLGIGDKAPTLDIEHYVQKGKEGFGEVTDFEEGKIYVVEFWATWCGPCIQSMPHLVELQNKYRGEGVRVISISDEEVEKVEELLEQDYPGREETFGELTSAYTLTVDPDGSVSEDYMQAAEQNGIPSSFLVGKTGLIEWIGHPMELDEPLAEVLADRWDREAYKEQMKRQEQFQIAMQKVNQLAGSGKFEDALKVVDKLLEELKSQDDPRSNLIRKQLTSFQYNLRLDSGDQSDEVMAFFRKQLNEAKSDNRELTQFSYNLMASMQQGTDPGALAGETIAALNESVDSADDEVKPLMYVLIAQINASMTKFDEAIAAQKKAIEASTGRQKERMTQLLEQFQEMADSQDESEEAK; encoded by the coding sequence ATGAACCGTTGTTTCTCCCGTATCGCTGGCTTGCGCCGCGGTGCTGCTTTCGCAGCCCTGGTGATTGCCGCCACTGTTTCGATGAGCGGCCAACGGGCTCGCGGTGAAGCCACCCTCGGTATCGGTGACAAAGCACCAACCCTCGATATCGAACACTACGTTCAAAAGGGTAAAGAAGGCTTCGGCGAAGTGACCGACTTCGAAGAAGGCAAAATCTATGTCGTTGAATTCTGGGCAACTTGGTGTGGCCCCTGTATTCAAAGCATGCCGCACTTAGTCGAATTGCAAAACAAGTATCGCGGTGAAGGCGTCCGCGTCATCAGCATTTCAGACGAAGAAGTCGAAAAGGTCGAGGAACTTCTAGAACAAGATTATCCCGGCCGTGAAGAAACATTCGGCGAACTGACCAGCGCTTACACACTGACCGTCGACCCCGATGGATCCGTTTCCGAAGACTACATGCAAGCGGCCGAACAGAACGGAATTCCATCCTCGTTCCTGGTTGGCAAAACCGGTTTGATCGAATGGATCGGTCACCCCATGGAACTTGACGAACCACTCGCCGAAGTTCTTGCTGATCGCTGGGATCGCGAAGCCTACAAAGAACAAATGAAACGCCAAGAGCAGTTTCAAATTGCGATGCAGAAGGTTAATCAACTTGCTGGTAGCGGTAAGTTTGAAGACGCACTCAAAGTGGTCGACAAACTTCTCGAAGAACTCAAAAGCCAAGATGATCCACGCAGTAACCTGATCCGCAAGCAACTGACTTCGTTTCAATACAACCTGCGTTTGGACTCCGGCGATCAATCCGACGAAGTCATGGCGTTCTTTCGCAAGCAACTCAACGAAGCCAAAAGTGACAACCGCGAACTCACTCAGTTCAGCTACAACTTGATGGCCTCGATGCAACAAGGCACCGATCCAGGAGCACTTGCTGGGGAAACAATCGCGGCTCTCAACGAATCGGTCGATTCCGCCGACGATGAAGTCAAGCCATTGATGTACGTGTTGATTGCCCAGATCAACGCATCGATGACCAAGTTCGATGAAGCCATCGCGGCTCAAAAGAAAGCGATCGAAGCTTCCACGGGTCGCCAGAAGGAACGGATGACTCAGCTTTTGGAGCAGTTCCAAGAAATGGCTGACAGTCAAGACGAGAGCGAAGAAGCCAAATAG
- a CDS encoding SDR family NAD(P)-dependent oxidoreductase yields the protein MPGTREGRRQVVLVTGASTGLGLAIARRLIQEQCDRNLHVVLTARQASLARFQNHDIVEQDNLWIRALDVTDAQQRQAVVAEIESELGGVDVLINNAGVAYRSCVEHVTEPERLHQMNINFRSPVELTRCVLPGMRAKRQGKIINVSSVGGMMAMPTMSVYSASKFALEGVSEALFYELKPWNVSVTLIQPGFMRSDAFEKVPYTIMSAKASADQADPYHEHYHYMERFIESTMHRAPATCDSVAAKIIKVMRQKSPPLRVYGSIDALAFSLLRRALPRRLYNWFLYRNLPSIDRWGKR from the coding sequence TTGCCAGGAACCCGCGAGGGTCGACGTCAGGTCGTCTTGGTGACCGGAGCGTCAACGGGTTTGGGGCTAGCGATAGCTCGACGCTTGATTCAAGAACAGTGTGACCGCAACTTGCATGTCGTGTTGACGGCGCGACAAGCCTCGTTAGCCCGGTTTCAAAATCATGACATCGTCGAGCAGGACAATCTTTGGATACGTGCTCTTGATGTGACCGATGCTCAACAGCGGCAAGCGGTCGTTGCTGAAATTGAATCGGAACTCGGCGGTGTGGATGTGTTGATCAACAACGCGGGTGTGGCGTATCGCTCATGTGTTGAACATGTGACCGAACCTGAGCGACTGCACCAGATGAACATCAACTTTCGTTCCCCGGTGGAACTGACCCGTTGCGTTTTACCTGGGATGCGTGCCAAGCGGCAAGGAAAGATCATCAACGTTTCCTCGGTCGGTGGCATGATGGCGATGCCGACCATGTCCGTCTATTCCGCTTCCAAGTTTGCACTCGAAGGAGTCAGTGAAGCGTTGTTTTACGAACTCAAGCCGTGGAACGTTTCAGTCACCCTGATTCAGCCGGGGTTCATGCGTTCGGATGCTTTTGAAAAAGTGCCGTACACGATCATGAGTGCAAAAGCATCGGCCGATCAAGCGGACCCGTATCACGAGCACTATCACTACATGGAACGATTCATTGAGTCAACGATGCACCGGGCACCCGCCACTTGCGATTCGGTAGCGGCCAAAATTATTAAGGTGATGCGTCAAAAGTCGCCACCGCTGCGAGTTTACGGTAGCATCGATGCGCTCGCGTTTTCACTCCTGCGACGGGCGCTACCTCGCCGTTTGTACAATTGGTTTCTCTATCGAAACCTACCTTCGATTGATCGTTGGGGAAAACGCTGA
- a CDS encoding riboflavin synthase, with product MFTGLVETLGNVVNIVDQPPGKRLVIEAPLFRDSNPDRDVKLGDSIAINGCCLTVIAINGDQLAFEAGQETLSRTNLGELIPGESKVNLERSLAVGDRMGGHYVTGHIDGVGQLVERIDDPPWANLKFSLPESLADQVVSKGSIAIDGISLTVVDVGDNYFTVALIPHTLDVTTLGKRAPGDRVNLETDLLAKYVQRSLHLRDCETNS from the coding sequence ATGTTCACCGGACTAGTCGAAACCCTGGGAAATGTCGTCAACATCGTCGATCAGCCCCCCGGGAAACGGCTGGTGATCGAAGCACCGCTTTTTCGTGATTCGAACCCTGATCGTGACGTCAAACTCGGCGATAGCATCGCGATAAACGGGTGCTGCCTGACCGTAATCGCAATCAACGGCGACCAACTCGCCTTTGAAGCCGGTCAGGAGACGCTTAGCCGGACCAATCTCGGCGAATTAATTCCAGGGGAATCGAAGGTCAATTTGGAGCGATCGCTTGCGGTGGGCGATCGGATGGGCGGACACTATGTCACCGGACATATCGATGGAGTGGGGCAATTAGTCGAGCGAATTGATGATCCACCCTGGGCCAATCTCAAGTTCTCGCTTCCCGAAAGTCTCGCCGATCAGGTCGTCTCCAAAGGAAGTATCGCCATCGACGGCATCAGTCTGACGGTTGTCGATGTCGGAGATAACTATTTCACCGTTGCCCTGATCCCACACACCCTCGACGTCACCACCCTCGGCAAACGCGCCCCAGGCGACCGAGTTAATCTCGAAACCGATTTACTAGCAAAGTACGTGCAGCGTTCTTTGCACCTTCGCGACTGCGAAACAAACTCATGA
- the eno gene encoding phosphopyruvate hydratase, whose product MSLIESIHARQILDSRGNPTVECEVQLIDGAAGRAAVPSGASTGIHEAWELRDGDKSVFMGKGVSGAVENVNTKIADALEGMDATDQGAIDSAMIALDGTANKKNLGANAILSVSLATAHAAAASTNQPLFRYLGGCGARMLPAPMMNIINGGEHADNNVDIQEFMVMPLGFERFSDALRCGTEVFHNLKKVLTDKGYNTAVGDEGGFAPDLKSNQEALDVIMTAIEKAGYKPGEQVWIALDAASTEFYDDSSKQYSVDGKKLSGDEMVDFFADWCSKYPICSIEDGCSEDDWETWKTMTEKLGDKVQLVGDDLFVTNVERLQRGIDEGIANSILIKVNQIGTLTETIDSIQLAHRNNYTSISSHRSGETSDSTIADLAVALSTGQIKTGSASRSDRMAKYNQLLRIEEMLGDTAQYGGPIFASKLK is encoded by the coding sequence ATGTCATTGATTGAATCGATCCACGCTCGTCAAATTCTCGATAGCCGCGGCAACCCGACTGTCGAGTGTGAAGTTCAGCTTATCGACGGTGCAGCCGGCCGTGCTGCCGTTCCAAGTGGTGCGAGTACCGGGATCCACGAAGCCTGGGAACTCCGTGACGGCGACAAGTCCGTCTTCATGGGGAAGGGCGTTTCGGGTGCAGTTGAAAACGTGAACACCAAGATCGCTGACGCCCTGGAAGGCATGGACGCAACGGATCAAGGTGCAATCGATAGCGCGATGATCGCGTTGGACGGCACCGCCAACAAAAAGAACTTGGGTGCGAACGCGATCTTGAGCGTTTCGCTGGCAACGGCTCACGCTGCCGCCGCATCGACCAACCAACCACTCTTCCGCTACCTCGGCGGATGTGGTGCCCGCATGCTGCCAGCACCGATGATGAACATCATCAACGGTGGTGAGCACGCTGACAACAACGTGGACATCCAAGAGTTCATGGTGATGCCATTGGGCTTCGAGCGTTTCAGTGACGCATTGCGTTGCGGTACCGAAGTCTTCCACAACCTGAAGAAGGTTCTGACCGACAAGGGTTACAACACCGCTGTCGGTGACGAAGGCGGTTTCGCGCCTGACTTGAAGAGCAATCAAGAAGCTCTTGATGTGATCATGACCGCAATCGAAAAGGCTGGCTACAAACCTGGCGAGCAAGTTTGGATTGCCTTGGATGCCGCATCGACCGAATTCTACGACGATAGCAGCAAGCAATACTCCGTCGACGGCAAGAAATTGTCGGGCGACGAGATGGTCGACTTCTTCGCCGATTGGTGCTCGAAGTACCCAATCTGCAGCATCGAAGACGGATGCAGCGAAGATGACTGGGAAACTTGGAAGACCATGACTGAAAAGTTGGGCGACAAGGTTCAACTGGTGGGCGATGACTTGTTCGTCACCAACGTCGAACGCTTGCAACGCGGTATCGATGAAGGGATCGCCAACAGCATCCTGATCAAGGTCAACCAAATCGGTACGCTGACCGAAACGATCGACTCGATCCAGTTGGCTCACCGTAACAACTACACTTCAATTTCCAGTCACCGTAGTGGTGAGACATCCGATAGCACGATCGCTGACTTGGCGGTTGCTTTGTCGACTGGTCAGATCAAGACGGGTTCGGCTAGCCGCAGTGACCGGATGGCCAAGTACAACCAATTGCTCCGTATCGAAGAAATGTTGGGCGACACCGCTCAGTACGGTGGCCCCATCTTCGCTTCGAAGCTGAAGTAG
- a CDS encoding tetratricopeptide repeat protein, producing MKIRSTLILFFGLCVCVTSAPNQAAAQSAVLSEIYGRGVHAYNSGQYDQASQWFSMAIDNGYRDPRAYYFRGLTAAASGRSYEAEGDFQMGAEIEARSGSHQIVGRSLARVQGSTRIKLEAIREKARLIALATGQARSNVRYGELGVAPTGPAPRNPAATQPRNITTPPAPAKDDPFADDLDQDPQVDSMDAFKDTLENAADEPAAASGAPEPTAGDPFGGGSEPASDPFGGGGGSDPFGASDAGADPFGGGDAGADPFGGDSPF from the coding sequence ATGAAAATTCGCTCCACCCTCATCCTCTTCTTCGGCCTTTGCGTGTGCGTCACGTCAGCCCCCAATCAGGCTGCGGCCCAATCTGCTGTGCTGTCGGAGATCTACGGCCGCGGCGTCCACGCCTACAATTCGGGCCAATATGACCAAGCGTCACAGTGGTTCAGTATGGCGATTGACAACGGCTATCGCGATCCGCGAGCGTACTACTTCCGCGGTTTGACCGCTGCCGCTAGCGGTCGCAGTTACGAAGCCGAAGGTGATTTTCAAATGGGTGCTGAAATCGAAGCACGCAGTGGATCACATCAAATCGTGGGTCGGTCTCTGGCTCGCGTTCAAGGATCAACACGCATCAAGCTGGAAGCGATTCGAGAAAAAGCTCGACTGATCGCCCTGGCAACGGGACAAGCACGATCCAACGTTCGCTACGGTGAACTCGGTGTTGCACCGACTGGCCCAGCCCCGCGAAACCCTGCAGCAACGCAACCTCGCAACATCACGACTCCACCCGCACCAGCGAAAGACGACCCGTTCGCTGACGATCTCGATCAAGATCCGCAGGTGGATTCAATGGACGCATTTAAGGACACACTCGAAAACGCGGCCGACGAACCTGCCGCTGCCAGTGGCGCTCCCGAACCGACTGCAGGCGATCCATTCGGCGGCGGATCTGAACCCGCTAGCGACCCGTTTGGTGGCGGAGGCGGCTCAGACCCATTCGGTGCTTCCGACGCCGGTGCTGATCCGTTTGGCGGAGGAGACGCAGGAGCCGATCCTTTTGGTGGTGACAGCCCCTTCTAG
- the rsmA gene encoding 16S rRNA (adenine(1518)-N(6)/adenine(1519)-N(6))-dimethyltransferase RsmA, translating to MSENESDPDLVKFDRNRAQHRRPVDAAPPNLPETEPYGDKENIPEAPLILRKKSRLSIPATPPPEGDSAGEGESSESDHDDKQRARRASRQTATFLSKRLTAAGLRPVSKYGQNFLIDLNLVDLIARSADIQSNDVVLEIGTGVGSLTSIMAEQAGAILTVEIDKNLFQLAAEELDVFPHVKMIHGDALRNKNSLREDIMQNIRDAQSRLPEGGRFMLVANLPYNVATPIISNLLHESPTPDRIVVTIQKELGERIVAKPGSKDYGALSVWVQSMCRAEIVRILPPTVFWPRPKVESAVIRLDLEPERRAAIPDLKYFHNTVRALFFHRRKFLRSVVISAMKGRLEKTQVDTILQQLGHGETARAEELDLQQIMDLAEALRQAEAAQSSSTDT from the coding sequence ATGAGTGAAAACGAATCCGATCCCGACTTGGTGAAATTCGACCGTAACCGCGCCCAACACCGGCGTCCGGTCGACGCGGCACCGCCCAACTTGCCGGAAACCGAACCGTACGGGGACAAGGAAAATATCCCTGAAGCCCCACTTATCCTTCGCAAGAAGTCCAGACTCTCCATCCCGGCCACGCCGCCGCCCGAAGGAGACTCTGCCGGTGAAGGCGAATCCTCGGAATCCGACCACGACGATAAACAGCGGGCACGTCGGGCATCCCGCCAAACGGCAACATTCCTATCCAAACGTTTAACCGCGGCGGGACTGCGACCGGTATCCAAGTACGGTCAAAATTTCCTGATTGACCTAAATCTGGTTGATCTAATTGCCCGCTCCGCCGATATCCAGTCCAACGATGTGGTGCTGGAAATTGGTACCGGCGTGGGTTCGCTCACCTCAATCATGGCCGAACAAGCCGGTGCGATTCTAACGGTCGAAATCGACAAGAATCTGTTCCAACTTGCCGCCGAGGAACTCGATGTCTTCCCCCATGTGAAGATGATCCATGGTGACGCACTGCGAAACAAAAACTCGCTGCGTGAAGACATTATGCAAAACATTCGCGACGCCCAATCCAGGCTTCCCGAGGGCGGTCGGTTCATGCTGGTCGCGAACCTGCCCTACAACGTGGCGACGCCCATCATCAGCAACCTGTTGCATGAATCACCGACGCCTGATCGCATCGTCGTTACCATCCAAAAAGAACTGGGTGAGCGAATCGTCGCCAAACCCGGTTCAAAAGACTACGGTGCACTCAGTGTGTGGGTGCAGTCGATGTGTCGCGCCGAAATCGTTCGCATTCTGCCGCCAACCGTCTTTTGGCCTCGCCCCAAAGTCGAATCCGCTGTGATCCGGCTGGATCTTGAACCTGAACGTCGGGCTGCGATCCCGGACCTAAAGTATTTTCATAATACCGTCCGTGCACTGTTCTTCCATCGCCGCAAATTCCTGCGCAGCGTGGTCATCAGTGCGATGAAAGGACGCCTGGAAAAAACTCAGGTCGACACCATTCTGCAGCAACTCGGGCACGGCGAAACCGCACGGGCGGAAGAACTCGATTTACAGCAAATCATGGATTTAGCCGAGGCTCTCCGGCAAGCGGAAGCCGCGCAATCCAGTTCCACTGATACCTAA
- a CDS encoding gamma-glutamylcyclotransferase family protein: MNESIKAFFVYGTLCRGQCREHLWPARPIRIVEAWTYGTLYGRADYPAMRSGTDKVAGEYWSFDPKDMSRVIAALDEIEGTHQVGQPNLYDRVIIDVYKRTNEEAHAMLEPNPTNKPTLESLDKKPLDDLTIDDTPPNRSPFDRAYGYHYAIDPIADGFQQISKSVRQTSPCVKWPTE, translated from the coding sequence ATGAATGAATCGATCAAGGCATTCTTTGTGTACGGGACGCTGTGCCGAGGGCAATGCCGCGAACACCTGTGGCCCGCCCGCCCCATTCGTATCGTGGAAGCCTGGACGTACGGCACCCTCTATGGCCGAGCCGACTATCCCGCCATGCGAAGCGGTACCGACAAAGTCGCCGGCGAATACTGGAGCTTTGATCCAAAGGACATGAGCCGGGTGATCGCCGCCCTCGATGAGATCGAAGGCACCCATCAAGTCGGCCAACCCAACCTGTACGACCGAGTCATCATCGATGTGTACAAGCGAACGAATGAAGAAGCCCACGCAATGTTGGAACCCAACCCAACGAACAAGCCCACGCTAGAGTCACTGGACAAGAAGCCATTGGACGACTTAACAATCGACGACACCCCCCCCAACCGCTCTCCGTTCGATCGTGCATACGGGTATCACTACGCAATTGACCCAATCGCTGATGGCTTTCAACAAATCAGCAAATCGGTTCGCCAAACCTCACCATGCGTGAAGTGGCCGACGGAGTGA
- a CDS encoding TadE/TadG family type IV pilus assembly protein, with protein sequence MRTQPKPVQPAPNSHPRLGAAAVEMAIISSILFAVLIGGIEMARVGMLRHSADYAAYVGARVGIISGATNADVEARVGEHLDKVGVRDAVVTVTPSPITEATTQVEVSVSIPVSGNSWITPKHFLGSLVGRSTLLTERSALVMSQTIPSPPPPPAPEPEPTPEPEPEPEPTPEPEPTPEPEPTPEPEPEPEPTPEPEPDPTPPPPMI encoded by the coding sequence ATGCGAACTCAGCCTAAACCAGTCCAGCCCGCACCGAACAGTCATCCACGTCTTGGAGCGGCCGCGGTCGAGATGGCAATTATCTCGTCGATTCTCTTCGCCGTCTTGATTGGTGGAATCGAAATGGCGCGTGTCGGCATGCTTCGGCACTCCGCCGACTACGCAGCGTACGTGGGGGCTCGCGTCGGCATTATCTCCGGTGCAACCAACGCAGATGTCGAAGCTCGAGTTGGTGAACACCTCGATAAAGTCGGGGTTCGGGATGCCGTCGTCACCGTCACTCCGTCACCAATCACCGAAGCGACCACCCAAGTCGAAGTGTCCGTTTCCATTCCCGTATCCGGGAACAGCTGGATCACCCCCAAGCACTTCCTCGGGTCGCTGGTCGGACGCAGCACATTGCTAACGGAACGTTCAGCCTTGGTGATGAGCCAGACCATTCCCTCGCCACCACCACCGCCGGCACCGGAACCCGAGCCCACACCGGAACCGGAGCCAGAACCCGAGCCCACCCCAGAGCCGGAGCCAACACCCGAGCCAGAACCGACTCCGGAACCTGAGCCAGAACCGGAGCCCACTCCAGAGCCAGAACCAGATCCAACGCCTCCACCACCGATGATCTAA
- a CDS encoding c-type cytochrome domain-containing protein — protein MNNQILPSASSVLRECLKLSGVLLVVLVLGQADNRRAAASEVSEADPNQLAKSAIHVLRERCHRCHGVEFKIETMNVLDRDTLVDRVKKRGDNADVGVVVPGDPDQSLLWQVISDDQMPPKNPLGEEEKQMIRQWIEAGAAWEADPSRTFVSDEDVLKRIARHLFDIRKEERRFQRYFTLHHIYNNQGVTQRDLKIYRAALSKAVNSMSSQATIILPVAIDEAKTIFNIDLRHYGWQEFGTWEAVLKAYPFGLKPQSSIEALEVYEKIEELYGSANFDGVTAIRADWFVANAMRPPLYHTLTGIPDHLDKLLERAGVDVEENFRLNTSRRAGLFESGVSGQNRLIEYHSSTNGTLWISYDFDRNEGRGNLARFPLGPVFDENPFANETFSHAGGEIIFNLPNGLHAYMLVDGEGNRIDEGPVNIVWDSLNISGSPLIVNGLSCISCHKHGMLNFTDFVRDGTAVQTPRARRKVQELFPPQEQLDQALETSRQKYLQQLWRTIAADLELSDTDRDALLRYEEPISRVTQLYAKNLSLETAACELGIEKPALLKNQVFTGRLVELGLGPLALPGGTIKRAFWDSAETTSSVFQEAASSLRIGTPISN, from the coding sequence ATGAATAATCAAATTTTGCCTTCCGCTTCTTCGGTGCTTCGGGAATGCTTGAAACTATCGGGCGTGTTGCTGGTGGTGTTGGTCTTGGGGCAAGCTGACAACAGGCGTGCTGCGGCGAGCGAGGTTTCCGAAGCGGATCCGAATCAGCTTGCCAAATCGGCGATTCACGTTCTACGGGAACGTTGTCATCGTTGTCACGGAGTCGAGTTCAAGATTGAAACGATGAACGTTCTTGATCGTGACACGCTTGTCGATCGAGTCAAGAAACGGGGTGACAATGCGGACGTTGGGGTGGTGGTGCCGGGTGACCCAGATCAGTCGTTGCTGTGGCAGGTGATTTCCGACGATCAAATGCCGCCCAAGAATCCGCTTGGCGAGGAAGAAAAGCAAATGATCCGGCAGTGGATCGAAGCTGGCGCGGCATGGGAAGCGGATCCAAGTCGAACGTTTGTTTCCGACGAGGATGTCTTGAAGCGTATCGCAAGACACTTGTTTGACATTCGCAAAGAGGAACGCCGGTTCCAGCGGTACTTCACCCTGCACCATATCTATAACAACCAAGGGGTGACACAACGAGATCTAAAGATCTATCGGGCTGCGTTGTCTAAAGCGGTCAACAGCATGTCGAGCCAAGCGACGATCATCTTGCCCGTCGCGATCGATGAGGCAAAGACAATCTTTAATATTGACTTGCGTCACTACGGTTGGCAGGAATTTGGCACATGGGAAGCGGTTCTAAAAGCCTACCCATTTGGATTGAAGCCACAGTCCAGCATCGAGGCTCTTGAAGTCTACGAAAAGATCGAAGAACTCTATGGTTCAGCCAACTTTGATGGGGTGACTGCGATCCGGGCGGATTGGTTTGTTGCCAACGCGATGCGACCACCGCTGTATCACACGTTGACGGGGATCCCCGATCACTTGGACAAACTGCTGGAACGTGCGGGCGTGGACGTGGAAGAGAATTTCCGCTTGAACACATCGCGTCGGGCGGGGTTATTCGAGAGCGGTGTGTCCGGACAAAACCGTTTGATTGAATACCATTCTTCGACCAATGGCACGCTTTGGATTAGCTATGACTTTGATCGCAACGAAGGTCGCGGCAATCTAGCTCGCTTCCCACTGGGGCCGGTGTTCGATGAGAATCCGTTTGCCAACGAAACATTCAGTCATGCTGGCGGCGAGATCATCTTCAATCTTCCCAATGGTTTACACGCTTACATGCTGGTGGACGGTGAAGGAAATCGGATTGACGAGGGGCCGGTCAACATTGTTTGGGACTCGCTTAACATCTCAGGAAGTCCACTGATTGTGAACGGACTCTCGTGCATCAGTTGCCATAAACATGGCATGCTGAACTTTACCGATTTCGTCCGTGACGGTACGGCGGTTCAGACTCCGAGAGCTCGACGAAAGGTCCAAGAGTTGTTTCCGCCGCAAGAGCAACTGGACCAAGCCTTGGAAACGTCCCGACAGAAATACCTGCAACAGTTGTGGCGGACCATCGCAGCCGATCTGGAACTTAGCGATACCGATCGCGATGCACTGCTGCGATATGAAGAGCCGATCAGCCGCGTCACTCAGCTATACGCCAAAAATCTCAGCCTCGAAACAGCCGCGTGTGAGTTAGGCATTGAAAAACCAGCGTTGCTAAAGAATCAGGTTTTCACGGGGCGTTTGGTGGAATTGGGGTTGGGGCCACTCGCACTGCCAGGTGGCACGATCAAGCGAGCATTCTGGGATTCCGCCGAAACGACCTCATCGGTGTTCCAGGAAGCCGCTTCGTCTCTCAGGATTGGAACTCCGATTTCGAATTGA
- a CDS encoding vWA domain-containing protein — protein MRTLLSANHKESPQRTGSVMVLLVVLLPVLFVLSSYAINIAYIEAVNADVQIATDVAVQAAGRAYMETGDEAAALAAAQQAASRNPVSGVTIPISASDLDFGISQRQSISEGYTFNQVSDGEPGNAVRLTTRTLNESSSNLIPPIFPTMGVDIQIRPNARAISTRSTMDVALVIDRSGSMAFSSDEVADPYASPAAAPAGWNYGDPVPPNSRWLDMVASVQSFNQYLTDSPQIEQLSLSTYSHITSTEQKLTYDYPQVIDGLNTISAFFDGGGTAIGQGMREGLGALNDESVARPYAVKVMILLSDGIHNYGSSPESAVNQMQNSGATLFAITFSNEADQGRMQQLAESCGGTHFHAVDAAQLTQAFQDIAKRLPSLMTL, from the coding sequence ATGCGTACCCTGCTATCCGCCAATCACAAAGAATCGCCACAACGAACTGGTTCGGTGATGGTTCTGTTGGTGGTTCTACTGCCTGTGTTATTTGTGCTTTCCTCATACGCAATCAACATCGCGTATATCGAAGCCGTCAACGCTGACGTCCAAATTGCAACCGATGTCGCCGTCCAAGCGGCAGGGCGAGCCTACATGGAAACCGGCGATGAAGCGGCCGCTTTAGCCGCCGCTCAACAAGCCGCCAGTCGCAATCCAGTATCGGGCGTCACCATCCCAATCAGCGCTTCGGATCTCGACTTCGGTATCAGCCAACGCCAGTCGATCAGCGAAGGCTACACGTTCAATCAGGTATCCGATGGAGAACCTGGTAACGCAGTGCGTCTAACCACCCGCACACTGAATGAGTCTTCGTCCAATCTGATTCCACCAATCTTTCCAACGATGGGAGTGGATATCCAAATCCGTCCCAATGCCCGCGCCATCAGCACACGAAGCACCATGGATGTCGCCCTAGTCATCGATCGTAGCGGATCAATGGCTTTCTCTTCTGACGAAGTTGCGGATCCCTACGCCAGTCCCGCTGCGGCGCCGGCGGGATGGAACTACGGCGATCCAGTTCCACCGAACTCTCGTTGGCTCGATATGGTTGCCTCGGTTCAAAGCTTCAATCAGTACCTGACCGATTCGCCCCAAATCGAACAGCTTTCACTTTCAACGTATTCCCATATCACGTCCACCGAGCAAAAGCTGACCTACGACTACCCCCAAGTCATCGACGGCCTAAACACGATCTCCGCCTTCTTTGATGGCGGTGGAACGGCAATCGGCCAGGGCATGCGGGAAGGGCTGGGAGCATTGAACGATGAATCAGTCGCTCGTCCCTACGCCGTCAAGGTCATGATTCTGCTTAGTGATGGTATCCACAACTATGGATCATCACCGGAATCGGCAGTCAACCAAATGCAAAATAGTGGTGCCACGTTGTTTGCGATTACGTTTAGCAACGAAGCGGACCAGGGTCGCATGCAACAACTCGCTGAAAGCTGCGGCGGCACCCACTTTCATGCCGTTGACGCAGCCCAACTCACACAAGCTTTTCAAGACATCGCAAAACGCCTTCCATCCTTGATGACACTCTAA